Proteins from a single region of Rhinolophus sinicus isolate RSC01 linkage group LG13, ASM3656204v1, whole genome shotgun sequence:
- the MKRN3 gene encoding LOW QUALITY PROTEIN: E3 ubiquitin-protein ligase makorin-3 (The sequence of the model RefSeq protein was modified relative to this genomic sequence to represent the inferred CDS: inserted 1 base in 1 codon) yields the protein MEEPAAPKEPHEAAGASTGAQAAGEGASGPSRPVRPVSRQPAAPGPAHFRTSRLRPPQASGGGAGPSWLLGSRRCGSWTKQVICRYYLHGLCKEGENCRYSHDLSGQQVAGEGRGAPPQASAELGPSTAAHTEPLPQEVAEAPPAASSCSPPVIGLAAERGFFEAETDNAGLEAAGGAGAEGWENAIEFVPGQPYQGRRAPFVPEASLQSSETEREHMAVGTGEPLCRDAAMGQCFRGESCAYLHGEICDMCGLQVLHPVDAAQRAGHIKACIEAHEKDMELSFAVQRSLDKVCGICMEVVYEKANPSDRRFGILSNCSHAYCLKCIRRWRSAKQFRNRLIKSCPQCRVTSTLVIPSEFWVEEEKEKERLIQEYKEAMSNKTCRYFAQGRGRCPFGANCFYKHADPEGQAEEPQRRGSGAASGPCGQHVEPEQVGEDRMHFQSSXKELVTLWLANLLFQCFLSRGEDALPFSENQWDLLHLGLERYFKLYL from the exons ATGGAAGAGCCTGCAGCTCCCAAAGAACCCCACGAGGCAGCCGGTGCCTCTACAGGTGCCCAGGCAGCAGGTGAGGGTGCAAGCGGGCCGAGCCGCCCGGTGCGCCCGGTTTCCCGGCAGCCTGCGGCTCCAGGCCCGGCCCACTTCCGCACGTCACGTCTGAGGCCTCCACAGGCCTCAGGGGGAGGGGCCGGGCCCAGCTGGCTGCTGGGCAGCCGGCGCTGCGGCAGCTGGACAAAGCAAGTCATCTGCAGGTATTATCTGCATGGGCTGTGCAAGGAGGGGGAGAACTGTCGCTACTCCCACGACCTCTCGGGCCAGCAGGTGGCCGGGGAGGGGCGTGGGGCTCCGCCTCAGGCCTCTGCAGAGCTAGGCCCCAGCACGGCTGCGCACACCGAGCCCCTGCCTCAGGAAGTGGCGGAAGCCCCCCCTGCTGCGTCCTCATGCTCCCCGCCTGTGATTGGCTTGGCTGCTGAAAGGGGTTTCTTTGAAGCCGAGACAGACAATGCAGGCCTTGAAGCAGCGGGAGGAGCGGGGGCAGAAGGCTGGGAAAATGCCATTGAGTTTGTTCCCGGGCAACCCTACCAGGGCCGCAGGGCCCCTTTTGTCCCCGAGGCTTCTCTACAGAGCTCGGAGACTGAGAGGGAGCACATGGCTGTGGGCACAGGGGAGCCGCTTTGCCGCGATGCTGCCATGGGGCAATGCTTCCGTGGGGAGAGCTGTGCGTATCTCCACGGAGAGATATGCGATATGTGTGGGCTGCAGGTCTTGCACCCGGTGGATGCTGCCCAGAGGGCAGGCCATATAAAGGCCTGCATTGAAGCACATGAGAAGGACATGGAGCTGTCGTTTGCCGTGCAGCGCAGTCTGGACAAAGTGTGTGGCATCTGCATGGAGGTGGTCTATGAGAAAGCCAACCCCAGCGACCGCCGCTTTGGCATCCTGTCCAACTGCAGCCACGCCTACTGTCTTAAGTGTATCCGCAGGTGGAGGAGTGCCAAGCAGTTTAGGAACAGGCTTATCAAATCCTGCCCGCAGTGCAGGGTCACCTCCACCTTGGTCATTCCCAGTGAGTTCTGggtagaggaggaaaaggagaaggagagactTATTCAGGAGTACAAGGAGGCGATGAGCAACAAGACCTGCAGGTACTTTGCTCAAGGCAGGGGTCGCTGCCCATTTGGAGCGAACTGTTTTTACAAGCATGCAGACCCTGAGGGCCAGGCAGAGGAGCCTCAGAGGCGGGGTTCGGGGGCAGCCAGCGGTCCCTGCGGTCAACATGTGGAGCCCGAGCAGGTGGGAGAGGACCGCATGCACTTTCAGAGCA AAAAAGAGCTTGTCACGCTTTGGCTGGCCAATCTGttgtttcagtgttttctttcacGGGGAGAGGATGCACTCCCCTTCTCAGAGAACCAGTGGGACTTGCTTCATTTGGGGCTGGAAAGATATTTCAAGTTGTATCTGTAG